In the Mastacembelus armatus chromosome 17, fMasArm1.2, whole genome shotgun sequence genome, one interval contains:
- the dcaf8 gene encoding DDB1- and CUL4-associated factor 8 isoform X1: MAEADGKSTVLNGGSEEKEPGEDKHKDGDASGSKGQTQLSSNDAAPTETEEAPGDKPMPDVEGQTGTNGEGEEEDDTDSMDGSGLYTLTEDGDRESESGKERGRDKDDGKRAARKRNRPSGGTNHSSSSDEDDDEDEEEEQKDDEDDDEAMEAWLGAELRDLRGPVWQAVPSLRSREIGKDSHQFVRRVCGARGLVQRLELQGRLDRHTGCVNTLHFNPSGTRLASGSDDLRVVIWDWAIRRAELEFDSGHKSNVFQAKFLPHSGDSTLAMCARDGQIRVAELSATQRCKNTKRVAQHKGAAHKLALEPDSPCSFLSAGEDAVVFGIDLRLDRPANKLVIVKEGDKKVGLYTIFVNPAKTHHFAVGGKDQYVRIYDQRKINENDNNGVLKKFCPSHLVSSESKTNITCLVYSHDGTELLASYNDEDIYLFDSNHSDGADYRRRYKGHRNNATVKGVNFYGPCSEFVVSGSDCGHIYLWDKYSARIVQFMEGDKGGVVNCLEPHPHLPGMATSGLDHDIKLWAPTAESPTTLKGLKEVMKKNKRERDEDSVRHGDQYDTQLLWFLMRHMRNRRSPRARREGAEADTDESWTSPDSSDEEEGGPDHVQCMSS, encoded by the exons ATGGCTGAGGCTGACGGCAAATCCACTGTGCTTAACG GTGGCTCTGAAGAAAAAGAGCCCGGAGAAGATAAACATAAGGATGGGGATGCCTCTGGAAGTAAAGGACAAACGCAGTTGTCTTCAAATGATG CAGCTcccacagaaacagaagaggcACCTGGAGACAAGCCTATGCCAGACGTGGAAGGACAAACAGGGACtaatggagagggagaggaagaagatgacACAGACAGCATGGATGGCAGTGGCCTCTACACCCTTACAGAGGATGGtgacagagagagtgaaagtggcaaagagaggggaagggataAGGATGATGGGAAAAGGGCAGCTAGAAAGAGGAATCGACCGAGTGGCGGCACCAATCACTCCTCCAGCTCAGATGAGGATGAcgatgaggatgaagaggaagaacagaaagatgatgaagacgatgatgagGCTATGGAGGCATGGCTGGGAGCAGAGCTCCGTGACCTCCGTGGCCCTGTATGGCAGGCAGTACCATCACTGCGCTCCAGAGAGATTGGGAAGGACTCACACCAGTTTGTGAGGCGTGTGTGTGGTGCCCGAGGCCTCGTGCAGAGGCTCGAGCTCCAGGGCCGCTTGGATAGGCACACAGGCTGCGTCAACACATTACACTTCAACCCCTCAGGTACTCGCTTGGCATCAGGCAGTGATGACCTGCGAGTGGTGATCTGGGACTGGGCCATCCGCCGTGCTGAGCTGGAGTTTGACAGCGGCCACAAGAGCAATGTCTTTCAG GCAAAGTTCCTGCCTCACAGTGGAGACTCCACCTTGGCTATGTGTGCTCGAGATGGTCAGATCAGAGTAGCTGAGCTCTCTGCCACACAGCGTTGCAAGAACACCAAGAGGGTAGCACAGCATAAAGGTGCAGCACACAAG CTGGCCCTTGAGCCAGATTCGCCTTGTTCCTTTCTGTCTGCTGGAGAGGATGCTGTGGTGTTTGGTATTGACCTGCGTTTAGATCGTCCTGCGAA TAAACTGGTGATTGTGAAGGAAGGTGATAAGAAAGTCGGGTTGTACACAATCTTTGTCAACCCAGCGAAGACACACCACTTTGCTGTAGGTGGGAAAGATCAGTATGTGAG GATTTATGACCAAAGGAAGATTAATGAGAATGACAACAATGGTGTACTGAAAAAGTTTTGTCCTTCACATCTGGTATCCAGTGAGTCTAAAACCAATATAACCTGCCTTGTGTACAGCCACGATGGCACAG AGCTCCTGGCCAGTTACAATGACGAGGACATATACCTGTTTGACTCCAACCACAGTGATGGGGCTGACTATCGTAGGAGATACAAAGGACACCGCAATAACGCCACAG TGAAAGGGGTGAACTTCTATGGGCCATGCAGTGAGTTTGTGGTCAGTGGCAGTGATTGTGGACACATCTACCTGTGGGACAAGTATTCTGCTCGTATCGTACAGTTTATGGAGGGAGACAAAGGAGGAGTC GTGAATTGTCTAGAGCCGCACCCCCATCTGCCAGGCATGGCCACCAGTGGGCTAGACCACGACATCAAACTGTGGGCCCCCACAGCCGAAAGCCCCACAACACTCAAGGGTCTAAAAGAG GTGATGAAGAAGAACAAGCGGGAGCGTGATGAAGACAGTGTGCGCCATGGCGACCAGTACGACACCCAGCTACTGTGGTTCCTGATGAGACACATGAGGAATAGACGATCCCCAAGG GCCCGTCGTGAGGGTGCAGAAGCAGACACAGATGAGTCCTGGACCTCTCCAGATTCatctgatgaagaggaggggggtCCAGACCACGTCCAGTGCATGTCCTCCTGA
- the dcaf8 gene encoding DDB1- and CUL4-associated factor 8 isoform X2 has translation MAEADGKSTVLNGGSEEKEPGEDKHKDGDASGSKGQTQLSSNDAPTETEEAPGDKPMPDVEGQTGTNGEGEEEDDTDSMDGSGLYTLTEDGDRESESGKERGRDKDDGKRAARKRNRPSGGTNHSSSSDEDDDEDEEEEQKDDEDDDEAMEAWLGAELRDLRGPVWQAVPSLRSREIGKDSHQFVRRVCGARGLVQRLELQGRLDRHTGCVNTLHFNPSGTRLASGSDDLRVVIWDWAIRRAELEFDSGHKSNVFQAKFLPHSGDSTLAMCARDGQIRVAELSATQRCKNTKRVAQHKGAAHKLALEPDSPCSFLSAGEDAVVFGIDLRLDRPANKLVIVKEGDKKVGLYTIFVNPAKTHHFAVGGKDQYVRIYDQRKINENDNNGVLKKFCPSHLVSSESKTNITCLVYSHDGTELLASYNDEDIYLFDSNHSDGADYRRRYKGHRNNATVKGVNFYGPCSEFVVSGSDCGHIYLWDKYSARIVQFMEGDKGGVVNCLEPHPHLPGMATSGLDHDIKLWAPTAESPTTLKGLKEVMKKNKRERDEDSVRHGDQYDTQLLWFLMRHMRNRRSPRARREGAEADTDESWTSPDSSDEEEGGPDHVQCMSS, from the exons ATGGCTGAGGCTGACGGCAAATCCACTGTGCTTAACG GTGGCTCTGAAGAAAAAGAGCCCGGAGAAGATAAACATAAGGATGGGGATGCCTCTGGAAGTAAAGGACAAACGCAGTTGTCTTCAAATGATG CTcccacagaaacagaagaggcACCTGGAGACAAGCCTATGCCAGACGTGGAAGGACAAACAGGGACtaatggagagggagaggaagaagatgacACAGACAGCATGGATGGCAGTGGCCTCTACACCCTTACAGAGGATGGtgacagagagagtgaaagtggcaaagagaggggaagggataAGGATGATGGGAAAAGGGCAGCTAGAAAGAGGAATCGACCGAGTGGCGGCACCAATCACTCCTCCAGCTCAGATGAGGATGAcgatgaggatgaagaggaagaacagaaagatgatgaagacgatgatgagGCTATGGAGGCATGGCTGGGAGCAGAGCTCCGTGACCTCCGTGGCCCTGTATGGCAGGCAGTACCATCACTGCGCTCCAGAGAGATTGGGAAGGACTCACACCAGTTTGTGAGGCGTGTGTGTGGTGCCCGAGGCCTCGTGCAGAGGCTCGAGCTCCAGGGCCGCTTGGATAGGCACACAGGCTGCGTCAACACATTACACTTCAACCCCTCAGGTACTCGCTTGGCATCAGGCAGTGATGACCTGCGAGTGGTGATCTGGGACTGGGCCATCCGCCGTGCTGAGCTGGAGTTTGACAGCGGCCACAAGAGCAATGTCTTTCAG GCAAAGTTCCTGCCTCACAGTGGAGACTCCACCTTGGCTATGTGTGCTCGAGATGGTCAGATCAGAGTAGCTGAGCTCTCTGCCACACAGCGTTGCAAGAACACCAAGAGGGTAGCACAGCATAAAGGTGCAGCACACAAG CTGGCCCTTGAGCCAGATTCGCCTTGTTCCTTTCTGTCTGCTGGAGAGGATGCTGTGGTGTTTGGTATTGACCTGCGTTTAGATCGTCCTGCGAA TAAACTGGTGATTGTGAAGGAAGGTGATAAGAAAGTCGGGTTGTACACAATCTTTGTCAACCCAGCGAAGACACACCACTTTGCTGTAGGTGGGAAAGATCAGTATGTGAG GATTTATGACCAAAGGAAGATTAATGAGAATGACAACAATGGTGTACTGAAAAAGTTTTGTCCTTCACATCTGGTATCCAGTGAGTCTAAAACCAATATAACCTGCCTTGTGTACAGCCACGATGGCACAG AGCTCCTGGCCAGTTACAATGACGAGGACATATACCTGTTTGACTCCAACCACAGTGATGGGGCTGACTATCGTAGGAGATACAAAGGACACCGCAATAACGCCACAG TGAAAGGGGTGAACTTCTATGGGCCATGCAGTGAGTTTGTGGTCAGTGGCAGTGATTGTGGACACATCTACCTGTGGGACAAGTATTCTGCTCGTATCGTACAGTTTATGGAGGGAGACAAAGGAGGAGTC GTGAATTGTCTAGAGCCGCACCCCCATCTGCCAGGCATGGCCACCAGTGGGCTAGACCACGACATCAAACTGTGGGCCCCCACAGCCGAAAGCCCCACAACACTCAAGGGTCTAAAAGAG GTGATGAAGAAGAACAAGCGGGAGCGTGATGAAGACAGTGTGCGCCATGGCGACCAGTACGACACCCAGCTACTGTGGTTCCTGATGAGACACATGAGGAATAGACGATCCCCAAGG GCCCGTCGTGAGGGTGCAGAAGCAGACACAGATGAGTCCTGGACCTCTCCAGATTCatctgatgaagaggaggggggtCCAGACCACGTCCAGTGCATGTCCTCCTGA